Within the Solwaraspora sp. WMMA2056 genome, the region GGCCGACAGGATCCGGTTGGTGTTCTCCTTCGACTCGGTCACGTTCGGCTGGTTGAACGGGTCGATGCCGAGCACCCGGCCGGCGATCGCGGTGGCGTACTCCCAGACCAGGAACTGCGCGCCGAGCGGGCCGTTGACCGCCAGGTCGGGCCGGACCCCGCCGCCGGGCACTCCGCCGGGCTGGCCCGACCCGCCGTAGGTGACGGTCAGCACGTCCGGGCCGGCAGCACCGGGGGAGTCCGGGGCCTCGACGACCACCGGCAGGATGCCGATGCCGTCCTTGCCGGTCGACTCGGCGACCAGCTGCTCGATCCAGTCGCCGAGCCCTTCGATGCCGGTGCCGTCGGAGATCAGCGCGATCTTGTCCCGGCCGGTGGTGGCCGCCGCGCCCAGGGCGGCGCCGAGCGCCAGCCCCGGGTTGTCGCGGTCGCCGCCGAGCGCAGCGGACAGCTCCTGCGCCTGGTCGAGCAGTTCGACCACGTCGACGCCGGCCAGCGCCGACGGCACCAGACCGAACGCGGTCAGCGCCGAGTAGCGTCCGCCGACCTCCGGGTCGGCGAGCACCACGAACGCGCCCATCTCCTCGGCGATGCTGGCCAGCGGCGAGCCGGGGTCGGTGACGATCACGAACCGTCGGCCGGCCTCGGCCTCGCTCAGCCCGGCGTCGAGGAACGCCTGCCAGTACGCCCGGCGGTGGCTGTCGGTCTCCACCGTGCCGCCGGACTTGCTGGCGACCACCACGACCGTACGGTCCAGCCGGTCGCCGAGCGCCGCCCGCACCTGGTGCGGGTCGGTGGTGTCCAGCACCGTCACCGGCTTGCCCATGGTGCAGGAGATCACCTCGGGGGCCAGCGATGAACCACCCATCCCGGCGAGGACCACGTGGTCCAGGTCGCCCAGCTCGGCCCGCAGCTCGGCGAGCTGCGGCAGCAGGTCGCGGCTGCGGGTGAAGGTGTCCAGCCAGCCGAGCCGGATCTTCGCTTCGGCTTCGGCGTCGGGACCCCACAGGCTGGAGTCCTTGCCGACCAGCGAGGCGGGTACGCCGTCGGCGACCAGCGCGCCCCGGGTGGACGAGGCGGCCGAGGCGTCGACCGCCTCGGCGCCGTACACGCTCAGCCCGGCGGCGGCCTCCACCCCGCCGTCGAAGAAGTCGCTCATGCGTTGCCTCCGGCCCGCTTGGCGGCGGCCGCGTTGTCCTTCGCCGCCGCGTTGGGCTCCCCGGCACCGGCGGCCGCCGCGTCCAGCGACGAACGCACCCCGTCGAGCAGCTCCTGCCAGCTCGCCTCGAACTTCTGCACGCCCTCGGACTCCAGGACCTTGACCACGTCGTCGAGGTCGACGCCGACGGTGGTCAGGTCGTCGAGGACCTGCCGGGCCGCCGGGTACGAGCCGGTGACCG harbors:
- a CDS encoding glucose-6-phosphate isomerase translates to MSDFFDGGVEAAAGLSVYGAEAVDASAASSTRGALVADGVPASLVGKDSSLWGPDAEAEAKIRLGWLDTFTRSRDLLPQLAELRAELGDLDHVVLAGMGGSSLAPEVISCTMGKPVTVLDTTDPHQVRAALGDRLDRTVVVVASKSGGTVETDSHRRAYWQAFLDAGLSEAEAGRRFVIVTDPGSPLASIAEEMGAFVVLADPEVGGRYSALTAFGLVPSALAGVDVVELLDQAQELSAALGGDRDNPGLALGAALGAAATTGRDKIALISDGTGIEGLGDWIEQLVAESTGKDGIGILPVVVEAPDSPGAAGPDVLTVTYGGSGQPGGVPGGGVRPDLAVNGPLGAQFLVWEYATAIAGRVLGIDPFNQPNVTESKENTNRILSAGPPTEAPSFVEGAIEVYGSDGVPGELAGALRWLLDGIGTDGYLAVMAYLDRFGDADTAGVRPLLAAASGRPVTFGWGPRFLHSTGQYHKGGPQVGAFLQITGAVTDDLPVPGRPYSFGELQAAQAAGDRQALAGRDRPLLRLHLTDRAAGVAQLLDTIRNLPG